A portion of the Paenibacillus sp. PvR098 genome contains these proteins:
- a CDS encoding DUF2533 family protein, which translates to MNVHEAITKHTQKQHAHLERFMELENERELAIEQAVALCAAGLPFNVEPINAATARINSHAQKGISPTRVFVTEEMLREFAKSKR; encoded by the coding sequence ATGAACGTCCATGAAGCCATAACCAAACACACCCAAAAGCAGCATGCCCATCTCGAGCGATTTATGGAACTGGAGAATGAGCGGGAGCTGGCTATTGAGCAAGCTGTAGCCTTGTGCGCAGCTGGCCTTCCTTTCAACGTCGAGCCAATCAATGCGGCAACGGCCCGTATTAACAGCCATGCTCAAAAAGGGATCTCCCCCACTCGGGTTTTCGTGACGGAAGAGATGTTGCGTGAGTTCGCGAAGAGCAAGAGATGA
- a CDS encoding ADP-heptose synthase produces the protein MSRRFVIEAVLVAIYGELMVPSRPVEYVIPYSSILELYEMKDSEEPVMPEADDDAFVKEKIGELIGFFDDPFNKKKIERALKGPWRSSPPLPVNDKVTFTVVYSVENEQYGEMLDPIETEVILTSLREQVPVLTDQIELMEKIIQAEIPVQVYDVYDFEFAVEDGITADDLMTP, from the coding sequence ATGTCCCGACGCTTTGTGATCGAAGCGGTCTTGGTGGCCATTTACGGCGAATTGATGGTGCCAAGCCGTCCTGTGGAATATGTAATTCCATACTCGAGTATTCTGGAGCTTTATGAAATGAAAGACAGCGAGGAGCCGGTCATGCCGGAAGCGGACGATGACGCCTTTGTAAAAGAGAAGATCGGCGAGCTGATTGGATTCTTCGATGATCCGTTTAATAAAAAGAAGATCGAACGCGCGCTGAAGGGGCCTTGGCGGAGCAGTCCACCACTTCCGGTAAATGATAAAGTTACTTTCACCGTGGTTTATTCCGTCGAGAATGAGCAGTATGGCGAGATGCTGGATCCGATCGAGACAGAAGTCATCCTAACCTCACTTAGAGAACAGGTACCTGTGCTGACAGATCAAATCGAGCTCATGGAGAAAATCATTCAAGCCGAAATTCCGGTACAGGTATATGATGTGTATGATTTTGAATTCGCTGTGGAAGACGGGATTACGGCAGACGATTTGATGACGCCATAA
- a CDS encoding (S)-benzoin forming benzil reductase produces the protein MQLYIITGTSRGLGEALAKRVLTSGHSLVSISRSPNETLSVLAEEGAELRFYPSDLRETKHLMTLLERIITEMDAERFTAVTLVNNAGILDPIKPLDQAEEAELTEHLHVNLLAPMLLTSAFIRATSFWPDTISKTVANISSGAGKKPYSGWSAYCTAKAGIDMMTRCAGQEQGDGPGAVKLVSIAPGVVDTRMQEKIRETDPKLFPQLQRFIDLKASGHLYSADESAERILAVLESGDLGQGDVIDVRTHLLGSR, from the coding sequence ATGCAGCTGTATATCATTACCGGTACCTCCCGCGGACTTGGGGAAGCACTGGCCAAACGTGTGCTCACCTCCGGCCACTCATTGGTATCGATCTCCCGGTCGCCAAATGAAACTCTATCCGTATTGGCAGAAGAAGGGGCGGAGCTGAGATTTTACCCATCCGACCTAAGAGAAACGAAACACCTCATGACTCTCTTGGAACGAATCATTACGGAAATGGATGCAGAGCGGTTCACAGCCGTCACCTTGGTAAACAACGCGGGCATCTTGGACCCGATCAAACCGCTGGATCAAGCTGAGGAAGCGGAGCTGACGGAGCATCTGCATGTCAATCTGTTAGCGCCGATGCTTTTAACCTCCGCCTTCATACGGGCGACCAGCTTCTGGCCGGATACCATCTCCAAAACGGTAGCGAATATCTCCTCGGGCGCGGGAAAAAAGCCGTATTCCGGCTGGAGCGCCTACTGCACGGCCAAAGCAGGAATCGATATGATGACGCGCTGCGCCGGTCAAGAGCAAGGGGATGGGCCTGGCGCCGTGAAACTGGTTTCTATCGCGCCTGGCGTTGTCGATACCCGAATGCAGGAGAAGATCCGTGAGACTGATCCGAAATTATTCCCGCAATTACAACGATTCATTGATCTGAAGGCGTCTGGCCATTTGTATTCGGCTGATGAATCGGCTGAGCGGATCTTGGCCGTTCTAGAGAGCGGAGATTTGGGTCAGGGCGACGTGATCGATGTCCGCACTCATCTGCTGGGATCGCGTTGA
- a CDS encoding NUDIX domain-containing protein, producing MSADKSSEILDIFDESMNPMGTATRSEAHAKGLWHQTFQCWIWDNAEGEGALLFQERHPDKDTFPGLLDISCAGHLIAGERAEDGVRELEEELGLRVPFEELIPCGIFPEEDRISPELIDREFCHVFLYPCRHPLTEYRLQEEEVTGLYRLSIADVRRLAQGTDFSLNIQGISADPKRDGSMQSVERTVVAEDFVPHPELYYKLLLQTIENYQQEISPGSGK from the coding sequence ATGAGCGCAGACAAATCCAGCGAAATCCTTGATATATTTGATGAATCGATGAACCCGATGGGTACGGCAACACGTTCGGAAGCTCATGCCAAAGGCTTATGGCACCAAACCTTTCAATGCTGGATATGGGACAATGCAGAAGGTGAAGGGGCTCTTTTGTTTCAGGAGCGGCATCCGGATAAGGATACCTTCCCGGGCTTGCTGGACATTTCATGTGCCGGTCATTTGATCGCAGGTGAGCGAGCAGAGGACGGTGTACGTGAGCTAGAAGAGGAGCTGGGGCTGCGCGTACCTTTCGAGGAACTGATTCCGTGCGGTATTTTCCCGGAAGAAGATCGAATCTCTCCGGAGCTCATCGACCGTGAGTTTTGTCATGTATTCCTGTACCCCTGCAGACATCCCCTTACGGAATACCGCCTGCAGGAGGAGGAGGTCACTGGCTTGTATCGCCTTTCTATTGCGGATGTTCGCAGGCTGGCGCAGGGGACGGATTTTTCGTTGAACATCCAGGGCATTTCAGCTGACCCGAAGCGGGATGGATCAATGCAATCCGTGGAGCGTACCGTCGTCGCGGAAGATTTTGTTCCTCATCCCGAGCTTTATTACAAGCTGCTGCTGCAAACGATTGAGAATTATCAGCAGGAAATTTCCCCGGGCAGCGGGAAATAA